In Amphiprion ocellaris isolate individual 3 ecotype Okinawa chromosome 3, ASM2253959v1, whole genome shotgun sequence, one genomic interval encodes:
- the LOC111567521 gene encoding troponin I, fast skeletal muscle-like: MATEKRLSARRKHTLKSCMLVVANNLLDAEATVKAGEREKFLAEKCPPLELPYSKDELVELCQKLHEQIDISEEERYSMEFKLNMVLNEVRDLNIKIVDLRGKFKRPRLKKVRMSADAMLKALLGSKHTVNMDLRANLKQVKKEVKEEDKQLRDVGDWRKNIEDKSDRKKMFDS; this comes from the exons ATGGCCACTGA GAAGAGGCTGTCTGCGAGGCGTAAGCATACTCTGAAG AGCTGTATGCTGGTGGTAGCGAACAATTTGCTGGATGCTGAAGCAACAGTGAAAGCTGGAGAAAGGGAGAAGTTCCTGGCAGAGAAATGTCCTCCTTTGGAGCTGCCGTACTCCAAGGATGAGCTTGTG GAACTTTGCCAGAAACTTCATGAGCAAATTGACATCAGTGAAGAAGAGAGATACAGCATGGAGTTTAAACTCAACATGGTACTGAATGAG GTCAGAGACCTTAACATTAAGATTGTGGATTTGAGGGGAAAGTTCAAGAGGCCCCGGCTGAAGAAAGTGCGTATGTCTGCTGACGCCATGCTGAAAGCTCTGCTGGGCTCCAAACACACAGTCAACATGGACCTGAGGGCCAACCTGAAGCAGGTCAAGAAGGAGGTGAAAGAGGAG GACAAGCAGTTGCGTGATGTTGGTGACTGGCGTAAGAACATTGAAGACAAGTCTGATAGGAAGAAGATGTTTGACAGTTAA